In Rhizobium sp. ZPR4, a genomic segment contains:
- the ccmD gene encoding heme exporter protein CcmD: protein MSHPFYVFGSYGFAAFIILAIIAWIWIDGRLRRRELAALEASGIRRRSQRPPESDTK, encoded by the coding sequence ATGTCGCATCCCTTCTACGTTTTCGGCTCCTATGGCTTTGCCGCCTTCATAATCCTCGCGATCATCGCCTGGATCTGGATCGACGGACGCCTGCGCCGCCGCGAGCTCGCTGCATTGGAAGCCTCCGGCATCCGCCGCCGCTCGCAGCGCCCGCCCGAGAGCGATACGAAATGA
- a CDS encoding DsbE family thiol:disulfide interchange protein — protein MTADTDNKDQPKSGATARYLFALIPLIVFACIALAVGKVMYDQEVHGTDISAIPSALIGTKAPKLALPPLAGSNLPALSDDAIKDKLTLVNVFASWCIPCRDEHPVLKELAKSGQLNIVAINYKDTSENALRFLGELGNPYNAIGIDPNGSAAIDWGVYGIPESYLVSPDGTILYKQVGPFTPTSLKEGLYPAIAKAQGKPAS, from the coding sequence ATGACTGCCGATACCGACAATAAGGATCAGCCGAAATCAGGCGCCACAGCGCGTTATCTATTCGCGCTGATCCCGCTCATCGTCTTTGCCTGCATCGCCCTTGCCGTCGGCAAGGTCATGTATGACCAGGAAGTACACGGCACTGACATTTCGGCCATTCCCTCGGCCCTGATCGGCACCAAGGCGCCGAAGCTCGCCCTGCCGCCGCTTGCAGGCTCCAACCTGCCGGCGCTGAGCGATGACGCCATCAAGGACAAGCTGACGCTCGTCAACGTCTTCGCCTCCTGGTGCATTCCCTGCCGCGACGAGCATCCGGTGCTGAAGGAACTCGCCAAGAGCGGCCAGCTCAACATCGTGGCGATCAATTACAAGGACACGAGCGAGAACGCACTGCGCTTCCTCGGCGAACTCGGCAATCCCTACAACGCCATCGGCATCGACCCCAACGGCTCCGCCGCCATCGACTGGGGCGTCTACGGCATCCCGGAATCCTATCTCGTCTCGCCTGACGGCACGATCCTCTACAAGCAGGTCGGCCCCTTCACGCCGACCAGCCTGAAGGAAGGGCTCTATCCGGCCATAGCGAAGGCGCAAGGGAAGCCTGCGTCCTAG
- a CDS encoding DUF2585 domain-containing protein, with product MSETVDAQNRYRQQSFWFIACAVVLLVQIVAEYMMGRVPICTCGYVKLFEPVVKSSGNSQHIADWYTPSHIIHGFLFFGLTHLIMRGRPLSMRLFVAMLIESGWELLENSPIIINRYRSATISLDYVGDSILNSSMDAVFMVVGFLFAWRAPVLVTVAIAIFFELLTGYLIRDNLTLNVLMLVWPVDAIKIWQGGI from the coding sequence ATGAGCGAAACCGTCGACGCGCAAAACCGCTACCGCCAGCAGAGCTTCTGGTTCATCGCCTGCGCCGTCGTTCTGCTCGTGCAGATCGTCGCGGAATATATGATGGGCCGCGTGCCGATCTGCACCTGCGGCTATGTGAAGCTCTTCGAGCCGGTGGTGAAGTCGAGCGGCAATTCGCAGCATATCGCCGACTGGTACACGCCGTCGCACATCATCCACGGTTTCCTCTTCTTCGGCCTCACGCATCTGATCATGCGCGGCAGGCCGCTGTCGATGCGGCTCTTCGTTGCCATGCTGATCGAATCCGGCTGGGAGCTGTTGGAAAATTCTCCGATCATCATCAACCGCTATCGTTCGGCGACGATCTCGCTCGATTATGTCGGCGACAGCATCCTCAATTCGTCGATGGATGCCGTGTTCATGGTGGTCGGCTTCCTGTTTGCCTGGCGCGCCCCGGTGCTGGTGACAGTTGCCATCGCCATCTTCTTCGAGCTGCTCACCGGCTATCTGATCCGCGACAATCTCACGCTCAATGTGCTGATGCTGGTCTGGCCGGTCGATGCGATCAAGATCTGGCAGGGCGGGATCTAA
- a CDS encoding septation protein A has protein sequence MNDKNKLDDKFDDRESAAMTTSDSDLTPSAADKHHPMLKLVLELGPLLVFFFGNLRGDWLVQHFPQLAALGGPLFVATGLFMAATVISLVVSKVMLGHLPLMPFVSGIVVLIFGALGIYLQNETFIKMKPTIVNALFGVALLGGLAFGKSLLGYVFNAAFQLDAEGWRKLTLRWGIFFFVLAVLNEVVWRGSNWYYLPDTKAADNLWVNFKVWATMPITIIFTLSQMPLIMKHTIEPPAEGGK, from the coding sequence ATGAACGACAAGAACAAACTCGATGACAAATTTGATGACAGGGAAAGTGCCGCAATGACGACCAGCGACAGCGATCTCACCCCAAGTGCCGCCGACAAGCACCATCCGATGCTGAAGCTGGTGCTGGAACTCGGGCCTTTGCTGGTGTTCTTCTTCGGCAATCTGCGCGGCGACTGGCTGGTGCAGCATTTCCCGCAGCTGGCCGCGCTCGGCGGCCCGCTCTTCGTCGCCACTGGCCTGTTCATGGCTGCAACGGTGATCTCGCTCGTCGTCTCGAAGGTCATGCTCGGCCATCTGCCGCTGATGCCCTTCGTCTCCGGCATCGTGGTGCTGATCTTCGGGGCGCTTGGCATCTACCTGCAAAACGAAACCTTCATCAAGATGAAGCCGACCATCGTCAATGCGCTATTCGGCGTTGCGCTGCTCGGCGGCCTTGCTTTCGGCAAGTCGCTGCTCGGCTACGTTTTCAACGCCGCCTTCCAGCTGGATGCCGAAGGCTGGCGCAAGCTGACGCTGCGCTGGGGCATTTTCTTCTTCGTGCTGGCCGTGCTCAATGAAGTCGTCTGGCGCGGCTCGAACTGGTACTACCTGCCCGACACCAAGGCCGCGGATAATCTCTGGGTGAACTTCAAGGTGTGGGCGACGATGCCGATCACTATTATCTTCACCCTGTCGCAGATGCCGTTGATCATGAAGCACACGATCGAGCCGCCGGCGGAAGGCGGAAAATGA
- the ftsY gene encoding signal recognition particle-docking protein FtsY: MALGFIKKVFTFGREKPAEEQAPAEVSQKVDAPAVDVSPASEFVEPASPPSVPSGHLPHEGGDRLEDAAPAEQEHEAKSQAEASGAKEIGAAETPDSFESESQEQRDDLQALEPEQSADTEASVVSEEHPIEPISPLVGEMSERTEGGEEASANLEPSSESTETEARSKPSSEVTETPSAPILPKGFSTAASTPAPVPEAPKQKLSWFQRLRAGLARTSSQLTGQIAALFTKRKLDDQTLQDLEDLLIQADLGVETAMRVTDTLASERYGKDVTSEDVGRIMAQEIAKVLKPVAKPLQLDLSHKPHVILVVGVNGTGKTTTIGKLAAKLSGAGLKVMVAAGDTFRAAAIEQLKIWADRTKSEFIGTKLGADAAGLAFDAFQQAKANKSDVLIIDTAGRLQNKAELMAELEKIVRVLGKLDPDAPHTVLQTLDATTGQNALNQVEIFRNVAGVNGLIMTKLDGTARGGILVAISAKHKLPVYFIGVGEGVDDLEPFEAEDFANAIAGTGAGNGQ, encoded by the coding sequence ATGGCGCTCGGTTTCATCAAAAAAGTCTTCACCTTCGGCCGTGAAAAGCCGGCCGAGGAGCAGGCGCCTGCAGAGGTTTCGCAGAAGGTTGATGCGCCTGCTGTAGATGTTTCGCCGGCTTCCGAATTTGTCGAGCCCGCGTCGCCCCCCTCTGTCCCTTCGGGACATCTCCCCCACGAGGGGGGAGATCGGTTGGAGGATGCCGCGCCGGCTGAGCAGGAGCATGAGGCTAAAAGCCAGGCGGAGGCTTCCGGCGCGAAAGAGATTGGGGCCGCTGAGACTCCCGATTCTTTTGAATCCGAGTCGCAAGAGCAGCGTGACGACCTTCAGGCACTCGAACCGGAGCAATCTGCCGATACTGAAGCTAGTGTAGTTTCGGAAGAGCACCCCATCGAACCGATCTCCCCCCTTGTGGGGGAGATGTCCGAGAGGACAGAGGGGGGCGAGGAAGCTTCGGCAAACTTGGAACCTTCGTCTGAAAGCACGGAAACCGAAGCACGCTCCAAACCTTCCTCGGAAGTCACCGAAACTCCATCTGCCCCCATCCTCCCCAAGGGTTTCTCCACCGCTGCCTCAACCCCTGCACCAGTTCCAGAAGCCCCAAAGCAAAAACTCTCCTGGTTTCAGCGCCTGCGCGCCGGGCTTGCGCGCACCTCGTCGCAGCTCACCGGCCAGATCGCGGCGCTTTTCACCAAGCGCAAGCTCGACGATCAGACGCTGCAGGATCTGGAAGATCTGCTGATCCAGGCCGATCTCGGCGTCGAAACGGCGATGCGCGTCACCGATACCCTTGCTTCCGAGCGCTACGGCAAGGATGTAACGAGCGAGGATGTCGGTCGCATCATGGCGCAGGAAATCGCCAAGGTGTTGAAGCCGGTCGCAAAGCCCTTGCAGCTCGACCTTAGCCACAAGCCGCATGTCATCCTCGTGGTTGGCGTCAATGGCACCGGCAAGACGACGACGATCGGCAAGCTGGCGGCAAAGCTCTCGGGCGCCGGGCTGAAGGTCATGGTCGCTGCCGGCGATACGTTCCGCGCCGCGGCCATCGAGCAACTGAAGATCTGGGCGGACCGTACCAAGTCGGAATTCATCGGCACCAAGCTCGGCGCGGATGCGGCCGGCCTTGCCTTCGACGCTTTCCAGCAGGCCAAGGCCAACAAGAGCGACGTGCTGATCATCGATACCGCCGGCCGTTTGCAGAACAAGGCGGAGCTGATGGCCGAGCTGGAAAAGATCGTGCGTGTGCTCGGCAAGCTCGATCCGGATGCGCCGCATACCGTGCTGCAGACGCTGGATGCGACCACCGGCCAGAATGCCTTGAACCAGGTGGAAATCTTCCGCAATGTCGCCGGCGTCAACGGGCTGATCATGACAAAGCTTGACGGCACGGCACGCGGCGGCATTCTTGTCGCTATCTCCGCCAAGCATAAGCTGCCGGTCTATTTCATCGGCGTCGGCGAGGGTGTAGACGATCTCGAGCCGTTCGAGGCCGAGGATTTCGCCAATGCCATCGCGGGCACGGGGGCTGGAAACGGCCAATGA
- the mtaB gene encoding tRNA (N(6)-L-threonylcarbamoyladenosine(37)-C(2))-methylthiotransferase MtaB produces MSGVEVITFGCRLNTYESEVMRAEAEKAGLNNAILVNTCAVTGEAVRQARQAIRRARRDNPHARIIVTGCAAQTEKQTFAEMPEVDAVLGNEEKLTSASYRSLPDFGVSAEEKLRVNDIMSVRATAPQMIRHIDGHVRAFIQVQNGCDHRCTFCIIPYGRGNSRSVPMGAVVDQARNLVESGYREIVLTGVDATSYGADLPGTPTLGLLAKTLLKQIPEIRRLRLSSIDSIEADRHLMDLIADEPRFMPHLHLSLQHGDDMILKRMKRRHSRADAFRFIEDVRRLRPETSFGADMIAGFPTETEEMFANAVGLAEEAGIAHLHVFPYSPRPGTPAARMPQLDRGLIKERAARLREAGQRLHQAHLNKMVGTRQWLLVENGGLAHTENFTLVAAPGLRPRDLVQVAITGHNGKHLDMQLLAADAA; encoded by the coding sequence GTGAGCGGGGTCGAGGTCATTACCTTCGGCTGCCGTCTCAATACCTATGAATCCGAAGTGATGAGGGCCGAGGCGGAAAAAGCCGGGCTCAACAACGCCATTCTGGTCAATACCTGCGCCGTGACGGGCGAAGCCGTGCGTCAGGCGCGCCAGGCGATCCGCAGGGCGCGCCGCGACAATCCGCATGCGCGCATTATCGTCACAGGCTGCGCGGCACAGACGGAGAAGCAGACTTTTGCTGAAATGCCCGAAGTGGATGCCGTGCTCGGCAATGAGGAGAAGCTGACGAGCGCTTCCTATCGTTCCCTGCCGGATTTCGGCGTTTCGGCGGAAGAGAAGCTGCGCGTCAACGATATCATGAGCGTGCGGGCGACAGCGCCGCAGATGATCCGCCATATCGACGGTCACGTGCGCGCTTTCATTCAGGTGCAGAATGGCTGCGACCATCGCTGCACCTTCTGCATCATCCCTTATGGCCGCGGCAATTCGCGCTCTGTGCCGATGGGCGCTGTCGTCGATCAGGCCCGTAATCTGGTCGAAAGCGGCTATCGCGAGATCGTGCTGACCGGCGTCGATGCCACGAGTTATGGCGCCGATTTGCCGGGAACGCCGACGCTCGGCCTGCTTGCCAAGACGCTGCTGAAGCAGATCCCGGAAATCCGCCGGCTGCGGCTGTCCTCCATCGACAGCATCGAGGCCGATCGGCATCTGATGGATCTCATCGCCGACGAGCCGCGCTTCATGCCGCATCTGCATCTCTCGCTGCAGCATGGCGACGACATGATCCTCAAGCGGATGAAGCGGCGGCATTCGCGCGCCGATGCTTTTCGCTTTATCGAGGACGTGCGTCGCCTGCGCCCCGAGACGAGTTTCGGCGCGGATATGATCGCCGGTTTTCCGACGGAGACGGAGGAGATGTTTGCCAATGCCGTTGGGCTTGCGGAGGAGGCCGGTATCGCGCATCTGCACGTGTTCCCGTATAGCCCGCGCCCCGGCACGCCGGCTGCCCGCATGCCGCAGCTCGATCGCGGACTGATCAAGGAACGCGCCGCCCGCCTGCGCGAGGCTGGACAAAGATTGCACCAGGCTCATCTCAACAAGATGGTTGGCACGCGGCAATGGCTGCTTGTGGAGAATGGCGGGCTGGCGCATACGGAAAACTTCACGCTTGTCGCCGCCCCCGGCCTTCGCCCGCGCGACCTTGTGCAGGTCGCAATCACCGGCCACAATGGCAAGCACCTCGACATGCAACTTCTGGCCGCCGACGCGGCCTAA
- the dapF gene encoding diaminopimelate epimerase: MSNTVEFARMNGLGNKILVVDMRGRKDVVTPAAAIALNADPATQFDQIMAIHDPKIDGTDAWIDILNCDGTKAQACGNGTRCVVQALAAETGKKVFTFQTVAGILNAREHEDGTISVDMGTPVFAWDKIPLAEEFADTSRIELQIGPIDNPVLHSPSVMSMGNPHAVFWVDRDPMSFDLDRFGPLLENHPMFPERANITLAQVLSPTLVRTRTWERGAGLTLACGSAACATAVSAARTGRTGRKVTIDVASAPAPGKLTIEWLESNDHVVMTGPAEWEWSGMVDPVTGSFSRDEEQGAQAR, from the coding sequence ATGAGCAATACGGTCGAATTCGCGAGGATGAACGGGCTTGGCAACAAGATCCTGGTCGTCGACATGCGCGGCCGCAAGGATGTGGTGACGCCTGCTGCTGCGATCGCGCTCAATGCCGATCCAGCGACCCAGTTCGACCAGATCATGGCGATCCACGATCCGAAGATTGATGGCACCGACGCCTGGATCGACATCCTGAACTGCGATGGCACGAAGGCGCAGGCCTGCGGCAACGGCACGCGCTGCGTCGTGCAGGCGCTGGCGGCCGAAACCGGCAAAAAGGTGTTCACCTTCCAGACCGTCGCCGGCATCCTGAATGCCAGGGAGCACGAGGACGGCACGATCTCGGTCGATATGGGCACGCCTGTCTTTGCCTGGGACAAGATCCCGCTTGCCGAGGAATTTGCCGATACCAGCCGCATCGAGCTGCAGATCGGGCCGATCGATAATCCCGTCCTGCATTCGCCTTCTGTGATGTCGATGGGCAATCCGCATGCGGTCTTCTGGGTGGACAGAGACCCGATGTCCTTCGATCTCGATCGCTTCGGCCCGCTGCTCGAAAACCATCCGATGTTTCCCGAGCGCGCCAATATCACGCTGGCGCAGGTGCTTTCGCCGACCCTTGTGCGCACCCGTACCTGGGAGCGCGGCGCCGGCCTGACGCTTGCCTGCGGTTCGGCCGCCTGCGCGACTGCCGTCAGTGCCGCCCGCACCGGCCGCACCGGCCGCAAGGTGACGATCGACGTCGCCTCGGCGCCCGCTCCGGGCAAGCTCACCATCGAATGGCTTGAAAGCAACGATCATGTCGTCATGACAGGGCCTGCCGAGTGGGAATGGTCCGGCATGGTCGATCCGGTCACAGGCAGCTTCTCGCGCGATGAAGAGCAGGGGGCTCAGGCGCGGTGA
- a CDS encoding SRPBCC family protein, producing MPNTIRLHRVLATSPEKVYRAFIEADALAKWLPPNGFACTVHHLEPSVGGTFRMSFRNFTTGASHSFGGDFRELIPGELVRYTDKFDDPNLPGEMEVTVTLKKVLVGTEVNITQAGVPDVIPPEACYLGWQESLINLAKLVEPEINQ from the coding sequence ATGCCGAATACCATACGCCTGCACCGCGTCCTGGCCACCAGCCCGGAAAAGGTCTATCGCGCATTCATCGAAGCGGATGCGCTTGCTAAGTGGCTGCCGCCGAACGGCTTTGCCTGCACCGTGCATCATCTGGAGCCGAGCGTCGGCGGCACGTTCAGAATGTCGTTCCGCAACTTCACGACCGGCGCCAGCCACTCCTTCGGCGGCGATTTCCGTGAGCTGATCCCGGGCGAGCTGGTGCGTTATACCGACAAGTTCGACGACCCGAACCTACCGGGCGAAATGGAAGTGACCGTGACCTTGAAGAAGGTCCTCGTCGGAACCGAAGTCAACATCACCCAGGCCGGCGTGCCCGATGTCATTCCGCCGGAGGCCTGCTATCTTGGCTGGCAGGAATCGCTGATCAATCTCGCAAAGCTCGTCGAGCCAGAGATCAACCAGTAA
- a CDS encoding MBL fold metallo-hydrolase yields the protein MTSSSGSAKKNPYYQGPVSDHFDGQRFFNPGGVEPGGAFDLLRWQLGGGRVRWPNPVISAFPPAKPDRHVFGEQMRVTMVGHASMLVQIAGLNILTDPVWSERVSPFRSLGPKRVVPPGIRFEDLPHIDLVLVTHNHYDHLDLATLVRLQQAHRPKILTPLGNDTIIRRAVPDADITVVDWGDRIAFRAGVTIDVEPCHHWSARGMGDRRMALWAAFVLTTPSGKIYHVGDTGFHGGINYEAAAGKHGGFRLAILPFGAYEPRWFMKGQHQNPEEAVKGMKLCRAAYVAGHHFATFQLTDEGIDAPVQALDTALKAEGVEPDRFRPLRAGEVFDVPVG from the coding sequence ATGACCAGCTCATCCGGCTCGGCCAAGAAGAATCCCTATTATCAAGGCCCGGTTTCCGATCATTTCGACGGCCAACGCTTCTTCAATCCCGGTGGCGTCGAGCCGGGCGGGGCCTTCGATCTCCTGCGCTGGCAGCTCGGCGGCGGGCGGGTGCGCTGGCCCAATCCCGTCATCAGCGCCTTTCCTCCGGCCAAGCCCGACAGACATGTGTTCGGCGAGCAGATGCGGGTAACGATGGTCGGCCATGCCTCTATGCTGGTGCAGATTGCCGGGCTGAACATCCTGACCGATCCGGTCTGGTCGGAGCGGGTCAGCCCCTTCCGATCCCTAGGGCCGAAGCGCGTGGTGCCGCCCGGCATCCGCTTCGAGGACCTGCCGCATATCGACCTCGTGCTGGTGACGCATAATCACTACGACCACCTCGATCTCGCAACGCTTGTCCGCCTGCAGCAGGCGCACCGGCCGAAAATCCTCACGCCGCTCGGCAACGACACGATCATCCGCCGCGCCGTTCCCGACGCCGATATCACCGTGGTCGACTGGGGTGACCGCATCGCTTTCAGGGCTGGGGTGACCATCGATGTCGAGCCCTGCCATCACTGGTCGGCGCGGGGCATGGGCGACCGGCGCATGGCCCTCTGGGCGGCATTCGTGCTGACGACGCCATCGGGCAAGATCTACCATGTCGGCGACACCGGCTTTCACGGAGGCATCAATTATGAAGCGGCCGCCGGCAAGCATGGTGGTTTCCGCCTCGCGATCCTGCCTTTCGGCGCCTACGAGCCTCGCTGGTTCATGAAGGGGCAGCACCAGAATCCGGAAGAAGCGGTGAAGGGCATGAAGCTTTGCAGGGCCGCCTATGTCGCCGGCCATCACTTTGCGACCTTCCAGCTGACGGACGAGGGCATCGATGCGCCCGTTCAGGCGCTGGATACCGCGCTGAAGGCGGAGGGCGTGGAGCCGGATCGCTTTCGTCCGCTCCGGGCAGGGGAAGTTTTTGACGTGCCTGTTGGCTGA
- the ffh gene encoding signal recognition particle protein translates to MFENLQDRLGSILNGLTGRGALSEADVSAALREVRRALLEADVALDVVRSFTDRVREKAVGAEILKSIKPGQMVVKIVHDELIEMLGGEGVGIDLNAPAPVVVMMVGLQGSGKTTTTAKIASRMTSRDRKKVLMASLDTRRPAAQEQLRQLGVQTGVDTLPIIAGQSPTDIAARAVQAAKLGGHDVVILDTAGRTHIDEPLMVEMADIKKKSNPHEILLVADSLTGQDAVNLARNFDERVGITGLVLTRMDGDGRGGAALSMRAVTGKPIKLIGVGEKMGELEEFHPRRIADRILGMGDIVSLVERAAENIDAEKAAAMAAKMAKGKFDLNDLADQLGQMQKMGGMGGIMGMMPGMAGMKDKMAAAGLNDKLFGRQLAIISSMTKAERANPDLLKHSRKKRIAAGSGTDASDINKLLKMHRQMADMMKMMGGKGKGGMMKQLMGGLAGKMGLGGGMGGMPDLSNMDPKQLEALQKQAEAAGLGRPGGMPGLGGGGGLPGLGGAKLPGLGGGFPGLPGLPKKK, encoded by the coding sequence ATGTTTGAAAACCTCCAGGACCGTCTTGGTTCCATTCTGAATGGACTGACAGGCCGCGGCGCGCTTTCGGAAGCCGATGTTTCCGCAGCGCTGCGCGAGGTTCGCCGCGCGCTGCTCGAAGCCGACGTGGCACTGGATGTCGTTCGCTCCTTTACCGACCGCGTCCGCGAAAAGGCCGTCGGCGCCGAAATCCTGAAGTCGATCAAGCCCGGCCAGATGGTCGTCAAGATCGTCCATGACGAGCTGATCGAAATGCTCGGCGGCGAAGGCGTGGGCATCGATCTCAATGCACCTGCCCCTGTCGTCGTCATGATGGTCGGCCTGCAGGGTTCTGGTAAGACGACGACGACGGCGAAGATCGCCAGCCGCATGACGAGCCGCGACCGCAAGAAGGTCCTGATGGCCTCGCTCGACACGCGCCGTCCGGCCGCGCAGGAGCAGCTGCGCCAGCTCGGCGTGCAGACGGGCGTCGACACGCTTCCGATCATCGCGGGTCAGTCGCCGACCGATATTGCCGCGCGCGCCGTGCAGGCTGCCAAGCTCGGCGGCCATGACGTCGTCATCCTCGACACCGCCGGCCGCACGCATATCGACGAGCCGCTCATGGTCGAGATGGCGGATATCAAGAAGAAGTCCAATCCGCACGAAATCCTGCTGGTTGCCGACAGCTTGACCGGTCAGGACGCTGTCAATCTCGCCCGCAACTTCGACGAGCGCGTCGGGATCACCGGCCTCGTGCTGACCCGTATGGACGGCGACGGCCGCGGCGGTGCGGCCCTTTCGATGCGCGCCGTGACCGGCAAGCCGATCAAGCTGATCGGCGTCGGCGAAAAAATGGGCGAGCTGGAAGAATTCCATCCCCGCCGCATCGCCGACCGCATCCTCGGCATGGGCGACATCGTCTCGCTGGTCGAGCGGGCAGCCGAGAATATCGACGCCGAAAAGGCGGCTGCCATGGCCGCCAAGATGGCCAAGGGCAAGTTCGACCTGAACGATCTGGCCGACCAGCTCGGTCAGATGCAGAAGATGGGCGGCATGGGCGGCATCATGGGCATGATGCCCGGCATGGCCGGCATGAAGGACAAGATGGCCGCAGCCGGCCTCAACGACAAGCTTTTCGGCCGCCAGCTCGCCATCATCTCCTCGATGACCAAGGCAGAGCGCGCCAATCCGGACCTCCTCAAGCATTCCCGCAAGAAGCGCATCGCCGCCGGCTCCGGCACCGACGCCTCCGACATCAACAAGCTTCTGAAAATGCACCGCCAGATGGCGGACATGATGAAGATGATGGGCGGCAAGGGCAAAGGCGGCATGATGAAGCAGCTCATGGGCGGCCTTGCCGGCAAGATGGGCCTCGGCGGCGGTATGGGCGGCATGCCCGACCTGTCGAACATGGACCCCAAGCAGCTCGAAGCCCTGCAGAAGCAGGCCGAAGCCGCAGGCCTCGGTCGTCCCGGCGGCATGCCAGGCCTCGGCGGCGGTGGTGGTTTGCCAGGTCTCGGTGGCGCCAAGCTACCAGGCCTCGGCGGTGGTTTCCCGGGGCTTCCCGGTTTGCCGAAGAAGAAGTGA
- a CDS encoding chorismate mutase, with protein sequence MIDPDIKAQLGNYRQSIDNIDAALVHMLAERFRCTKEVGVLKAKYDLPPADPAREEFQIERLRRLAKDANLDPDFAEKFLNFVIKEVIRHHEQIAADFKG encoded by the coding sequence ATGATTGATCCAGACATCAAGGCCCAATTGGGCAACTACCGCCAGTCGATCGACAATATCGATGCCGCACTGGTGCATATGCTGGCCGAACGCTTCCGCTGCACCAAAGAGGTCGGCGTGCTGAAGGCCAAGTACGACCTGCCGCCGGCCGACCCGGCGCGCGAAGAATTTCAGATCGAGCGCCTGCGCCGCCTGGCAAAGGACGCAAATCTGGACCCGGATTTCGCCGAGAAGTTCCTGAACTTCGTCATCAAGGAAGTCATCCGGCATCATGAACAGATCGCTGCGGATTTCAAAGGGTAA
- the rpsP gene encoding 30S ribosomal protein S16 translates to MALKIRLARGGSKKRPYYHVVVADARSPRDGRFLETLGSWNPMLAKDDAKRVELKAERIKHWLDHGAQPTDRVLRFLAEAGIATREAKNNPEKAKPGKRAQERAAEKAQKAADAAAAASE, encoded by the coding sequence ATGGCATTGAAAATTCGTCTCGCCCGCGGTGGCTCCAAGAAGCGCCCGTACTACCACGTTGTTGTTGCCGACGCCCGCTCGCCGCGCGACGGCCGTTTCCTGGAGACCCTCGGCTCCTGGAACCCGATGCTTGCCAAGGACGACGCCAAGCGCGTTGAACTCAAGGCCGAGCGCATCAAGCATTGGCTCGACCACGGCGCACAGCCGACCGACCGCGTTCTGCGCTTCCTCGCCGAAGCCGGCATCGCAACGCGCGAAGCCAAGAACAACCCGGAAAAGGCAAAGCCGGGCAAGCGCGCTCAGGAACGCGCTGCTGAAAAGGCACAGAAGGCTGCTGACGCCGCCGCTGCTGCTTCTGAATAA
- the rimM gene encoding ribosome maturation factor RimM (Essential for efficient processing of 16S rRNA): MTKLQNPVLMATIGAAQGLRGEVRARAYTSDPTALGDYGHLHSMDGRSFEVLEIREAKNVVVVRFRGVNDRNAAEALNGLELYIERDNLPDEELDDDEFFYTDLEGLEAVDDEGTGYGTVSGVYDFGAGDLLELKGPGKRPVLIPFSEAAVLEIDLEGGKILIDPLAAGLIDSPDDLIGKPEKSEKPEKPQGKPKKK; this comes from the coding sequence ATGACGAAACTGCAAAATCCGGTACTGATGGCAACGATCGGCGCAGCGCAGGGCCTGAGAGGCGAGGTGCGCGCCCGCGCCTATACATCCGATCCGACCGCACTCGGCGACTACGGCCACCTGCACAGCATGGACGGCCGCAGCTTCGAGGTGCTGGAAATCCGCGAAGCCAAGAACGTTGTGGTGGTGCGCTTTCGCGGCGTCAATGACCGCAACGCCGCCGAAGCGTTGAACGGGCTGGAACTCTACATCGAGCGCGACAACCTGCCGGACGAGGAACTCGACGACGACGAATTCTTCTACACCGACCTCGAAGGTCTGGAAGCCGTCGACGACGAGGGCACCGGCTACGGCACGGTCAGCGGCGTCTATGATTTCGGCGCCGGCGATCTGCTGGAGCTGAAAGGCCCCGGCAAGCGCCCCGTGCTGATCCCTTTCTCTGAAGCCGCCGTGCTCGAAATCGATCTGGAGGGCGGCAAGATTTTAATAGATCCTCTGGCCGCCGGCCTGATCGACAGTCCCGACGACCTGATCGGCAAACCGGAAAAGTCGGAAAAACCCGAGAAGCCGCAGGGCAAGCCGAAGAAGAAGTGA